In a genomic window of Amycolatopsis japonica:
- a CDS encoding ArsR/SmtB family transcription factor, producing MHAFDVLGDPVRRRILELLAGGEQSSGDVTTVVRAEFGISQPAVSQHLRVLRENGFTTVRAEGARRLYSVDPGPLKEIDGWLEQYRRFWAGPLDALATEIARGRRERRKAAED from the coding sequence ATGCACGCGTTCGACGTCCTCGGTGATCCGGTACGCCGCCGGATCCTGGAACTGCTGGCGGGCGGGGAACAGAGTTCCGGCGACGTGACCACCGTGGTCCGCGCCGAGTTCGGGATCTCGCAGCCCGCGGTCTCCCAGCATCTGCGCGTCCTGCGCGAAAACGGCTTCACCACGGTCCGTGCCGAGGGCGCGCGGCGGCTGTACTCGGTCGATCCGGGCCCGCTCAAGGAGATCGACGGCTGGCTGGAGCAGTACCGGCGATTCTGGGCCGGGCCGCTCGACGCGCTCGCCACCGAGATCGCCCGAGGCCGCCGGGAACGCCGCAAGGCGGCCGAAGACTAG
- the recQ gene encoding DNA helicase RecQ, which produces MAAPDIGTSEALETLNRVFGYDDFRGDQHAIVEHVIAGGDALVLMPTGGGKSLCYQIPALVRPGVGVVISPLIALMQDQVDALRNLGVRAGFLNSTQDYAERNRVEAAFLSGELDLLYLAPERLSVESTVRLLDRGKISLFAIDEAHCVSQWGHDFRPDYLMLSAVHERWPDVPRIALTATATKATHAEIASRLNLEDARHFVASFDRPNIQYRIVGKNSPQRQLLELLRTEHKGDAGIVYCLSRNSVEKTADFLVENGIPAVPYHAGLDARTRAKHQSRFLREDGLIVVATIAFGMGIDKPDVRFVAHLDLPKSVEGYYQETGRAGRDGLPSTAWLAYGLQDVVQQRKMIDTSEGSDAHKRQLSAHLNAMLALCETVECRRVQVLSYFGQRSEPCGNCDTCLAPPETWDGTIPAQKLLSTIVRLQNERRQKFGAGQIIDILLGKTTPKVTQHRHDSLKVFGIGTELKEPEWRAVVRQLLAQGLAAVEGDYGSLVLTEGSAEVLNGTRKVQLRREPERAAKAAARSSAKKAAAADMPAEAAPVFELLRSWRAAAAKEQGVPAYVIFHDATLRQIATKRPATLQELGTVSGVGENKLAKYGEQILETLADA; this is translated from the coding sequence GTGGCAGCCCCCGACATCGGTACCTCGGAAGCCCTCGAAACGCTGAACCGCGTCTTCGGCTACGACGACTTCCGCGGCGACCAGCACGCCATCGTCGAACACGTCATCGCAGGCGGTGACGCGCTCGTCCTCATGCCCACCGGCGGCGGGAAGTCGCTGTGCTACCAGATCCCCGCCCTGGTCCGGCCGGGTGTCGGCGTGGTGATCTCGCCGCTGATCGCGTTGATGCAGGACCAGGTCGACGCGCTGCGCAACCTCGGCGTGCGCGCGGGATTCCTGAACTCGACGCAGGATTACGCCGAGCGGAACCGGGTCGAGGCCGCGTTCCTCTCCGGCGAGCTGGACCTGCTGTACCTGGCGCCCGAGCGGCTTTCGGTCGAATCGACGGTCCGGCTGCTCGACCGCGGCAAGATCTCGCTGTTCGCGATCGATGAGGCGCACTGCGTCTCCCAGTGGGGTCACGACTTCCGTCCCGACTACCTGATGCTGTCCGCGGTGCACGAGCGCTGGCCGGACGTGCCGCGGATCGCGCTCACCGCGACCGCCACGAAGGCGACGCACGCCGAGATCGCTTCCCGGCTCAACCTGGAGGACGCGCGGCATTTCGTCGCGAGCTTCGACCGGCCGAACATCCAGTACCGCATCGTCGGCAAGAACTCGCCGCAGCGGCAGCTGCTGGAGTTGCTGCGCACCGAGCACAAGGGCGACGCGGGGATCGTCTACTGCCTGTCCCGGAACTCGGTCGAGAAGACCGCGGACTTCCTGGTGGAGAACGGGATCCCGGCGGTGCCCTATCACGCCGGCCTCGACGCGCGCACCCGCGCGAAGCATCAGTCGCGGTTCCTGCGCGAAGACGGGCTGATCGTCGTCGCGACGATCGCCTTCGGCATGGGCATCGACAAGCCGGACGTCCGGTTTGTCGCGCATCTGGACCTGCCGAAGTCCGTCGAGGGCTACTACCAGGAGACCGGTCGCGCGGGCCGCGACGGGCTGCCGTCGACGGCATGGCTGGCGTACGGCCTCCAAGACGTCGTCCAGCAGCGCAAGATGATCGACACCTCGGAGGGATCCGACGCGCACAAACGGCAGCTGAGCGCGCACCTCAACGCGATGCTGGCGCTGTGCGAGACGGTCGAATGCCGCCGTGTGCAGGTGCTGAGCTACTTCGGGCAACGGAGCGAGCCCTGCGGCAACTGCGACACCTGCCTGGCGCCGCCGGAGACCTGGGACGGCACCATCCCGGCGCAGAAGCTCCTCTCGACCATCGTCCGGCTGCAGAACGAGCGGCGGCAGAAGTTCGGCGCCGGGCAGATCATCGACATCCTGCTCGGCAAAACGACCCCGAAGGTGACCCAGCACCGGCACGACTCGTTGAAGGTCTTCGGCATCGGCACGGAGCTGAAGGAGCCGGAGTGGCGGGCCGTCGTGCGGCAGCTCCTGGCGCAGGGGCTCGCGGCGGTCGAGGGCGACTACGGCTCGCTGGTGCTGACCGAGGGCAGCGCCGAGGTGCTGAACGGGACGAGAAAGGTCCAGCTGCGGCGCGAGCCGGAGCGGGCGGCGAAGGCCGCGGCCCGGTCGAGCGCGAAGAAGGCCGCGGCCGCCGACATGCCCGCCGAGGCGGCGCCGGTGTTCGAACTGCTGCGGTCGTGGCGGGCCGCGGCGGCGAAGGAACAGGGAGTGCCCGCGTACGTGATCTTCCACGACGCGACCCTGCGCCAGATCGCCACCAAACGGCCGGCCACGCTGCAGGAGCTGGGCACGGTCAGCGGCGTCGGCGAGAACAAGCTCGCGAAGTACGGCGAGCAGATCCTCGAGACGCTCGCGGACGCCTAG